One Hallerella porci genomic window, GGCAAAGACAAAGTGCTTTCAAAAATGGATTGGGCAGCTATCGTCTTTAACGGCGAAGCGATGGCCGCAATCGACGAAGATCCGAGTTTGCAATTTGCAATTCCTGAAGAAGGTTCGTTTATGTGGGTCGATGCGATGACCCTCAGCAGCAAAGCTCCGAATGTCGATGGCGCTTACCAATTTATGAATTACATTTTGGATGCAAACATCGGCGCACAACTTGCGAAGTATATCAATTATGCTACGCCGAACAACGCATCTCTTGAAGCGTTGGATAAAGAATTTACCGGAAACCGCGTCATCAATCCGACCGCAGACGAAATTAAGCGGATGGTATTCCTCAAAGATCCGGGCGACGCTGCACGTCTTTTCGACGAAGCGTGGACCATCGTCAAAACGCGTTAACCTTTTCATTTTGTTAACCCATCACGCACGCGTGATGGGTTTCCTTTTCAAATTTATCCCCTTTATTTTATGCAAAAAAATCGCTTTGAACTTCTCAAAACATCTTCGCGGTCAAAAGCCCGCTTAGGGAAAATTATAACCGGCCACGGCGAAATTACCACGCCGATTTTTATGCCCGTCGGCACCCAAGCAACTGTCAAAGGTTTAACGCCCCGCGATCTCGACGAAGCCAAAGCGGAAATTATTCTCGGAAACACTTATCATCTTTATCTGCGTCCGGGAACCGAACTCATTCGCGATGCCGGCGGCCTGCACAAATTTATGCATTGGCACGGACCGATTTTAACAGACAGCGGCGGATTCCAAGTTTGGAGCTTAAAAGATTTGCGGAAAATTCGCAAAGACGGCATTGAATTTCGAAGCAATTTAGATGGTTCAAAACATTTCTTTTCTCCCGAAAGCGTTATGATTGCCGAACGCAATATCGGCGCCGACATCATCATGGCTTTGGATGAATGTACGCCGTATCCGAGCACCGAAGCAGAAGCGCTCAAATCCCTCAATTACACATTGCATTGGACGCGCCTCGCCAAAGAATATCTCGAAAAAAATCCCCCGCTCTTCGGCTACGATCAAAGTTTCTTCGGAATTATTCAAGGCGGCATGCACAAAGAACTCCGCGCCAAAGCGATTGAAGAAATCAAAAAAATCGACCCCGACGGCTACGCTCTCGGCGGACTTTCTGTCGGTGAACCCGCCGAAACGATGTATGAAAT contains:
- the tgt gene encoding tRNA guanosine(34) transglycosylase Tgt gives rise to the protein MQKNRFELLKTSSRSKARLGKIITGHGEITTPIFMPVGTQATVKGLTPRDLDEAKAEIILGNTYHLYLRPGTELIRDAGGLHKFMHWHGPILTDSGGFQVWSLKDLRKIRKDGIEFRSNLDGSKHFFSPESVMIAERNIGADIIMALDECTPYPSTEAEALKSLNYTLHWTRLAKEYLEKNPPLFGYDQSFFGIIQGGMHKELRAKAIEEIKKIDPDGYALGGLSVGEPAETMYEIADFCTNLMPVDKPRYVMGVGTPWNLLELIFRGVDMCDCVMPTRNARNGMLFTSEGVLHYKAGRYAKCLDMAPDPNCDCYCCRNFSRAYLRHLFHSGEILAMTLASIHNVHFYLKLMRDAKAHIADDTFEDWATEQIVKLQKVCD